The following proteins are co-located in the Bathymodiolus thermophilus thioautotrophic gill symbiont genome:
- the folE2 gene encoding GTP cyclohydrolase FolE2: MNASSLPDTQNNPDSRQIVIDKVGIKDISHPIVFIDRDGKKNPTVGNFTMTVELPEHVKGTHMSRFIEILNEGPCEFNSDNFNKIIDKVREKLESNTAHIVLEFPFFRTKKAPSSGVESLMDYQVTLYGILNQGVTEVMMKVVVPVTSLCPCSKSISKYGAHNQRSHITIKVRIAKGKTLHLEDLIELAEQKASCELYAILKRDDEKVVTERAYDNPAFVEDLVRDIAVGLNANDNLDYYCLESENFESIHNHSAYAVIENYKC; encoded by the coding sequence ATGAACGCATCTAGTTTACCTGATACACAAAACAACCCAGACTCTCGTCAAATTGTTATTGACAAAGTGGGTATTAAAGACATTTCACACCCTATTGTTTTTATTGACCGTGATGGCAAGAAAAATCCAACAGTGGGTAATTTTACTATGACGGTTGAATTACCAGAGCATGTGAAAGGCACACATATGTCGCGCTTTATTGAGATTTTAAATGAAGGGCCTTGTGAATTTAACAGTGATAATTTTAATAAAATTATTGACAAAGTGCGTGAAAAGTTAGAATCTAACACAGCACATATTGTCCTAGAATTTCCTTTTTTCCGCACCAAAAAAGCCCCCTCTTCAGGGGTTGAATCCTTGATGGATTACCAAGTAACTTTATACGGAATTTTAAACCAAGGTGTTACAGAAGTAATGATGAAAGTTGTGGTACCAGTAACCAGTCTTTGCCCGTGCTCAAAGAGTATTTCTAAATATGGTGCCCACAATCAACGCTCACACATTACTATTAAAGTAAGGATTGCCAAAGGCAAAACCTTGCATTTAGAAGATTTGATTGAATTAGCAGAACAAAAGGCATCGTGTGAATTGTATGCTATTTTAAAGCGTGATGATGAAAAAGTTGTTACCGAAAGAGCGTATGACAATCCTGCATTTGTTGAAGATTTAGTGCGTGACATTGCCGTTGGTTTAAATGCTAACGACAATCTTGATTATTATTGTTTAGAGTCAGAAAATTTTGAATCAATTCATAACCATTCAGCTTATGCTGTTATCGAGAACTACAAATGTTAA
- the queD gene encoding 6-carboxytetrahydropterin synthase QueD gives MFVLKIVTDFGAAHSLRDYPGDCARLHGHNWGVEVSVEAQELDVSGIAIDFREIKKQTKAVVKRLDHQYLNEIPPFDVLNPTAENIAKYFYQAVGKLINNQDVRVSEVIIWETPRASVAYSE, from the coding sequence ATGTTCGTCTTAAAAATTGTCACAGATTTTGGTGCAGCGCATTCCTTGAGAGACTATCCAGGCGATTGTGCACGCTTACATGGCCATAATTGGGGCGTTGAAGTGTCGGTTGAGGCACAAGAGCTTGATGTTTCAGGTATTGCAATTGACTTCCGTGAGATTAAAAAACAAACCAAAGCCGTGGTTAAAAGACTGGATCATCAATATTTGAATGAAATCCCTCCTTTTGATGTGCTTAACCCAACTGCTGAAAATATCGCAAAGTATTTTTATCAAGCGGTTGGAAAATTAATTAATAACCAAGATGTTCGTGTTTCTGAAGTGATTATTTGGGAAACACCGAGAGCATCTGTGGCTTATTCGGAGTAG